A single Phoenix dactylifera cultivar Barhee BC4 chromosome 1, palm_55x_up_171113_PBpolish2nd_filt_p, whole genome shotgun sequence DNA region contains:
- the LOC103712471 gene encoding zinc finger matrin-type protein 2-like isoform X2, with protein sequence MAQSSSNAVGVDNTFRRKWNREEYLERAREREREEKGEEGHFKSIAKAPPVQRKPLKHRDFEVDLESRLGKTQVVTPIAPLSQQAGYYCAVCECVVKDSANYLDHINGKKHQRALGMSMRSERATLQQVQQRFEVLKKRKAPGSFTEQDLDERILKQQQEEEERKRQRRERKKEKKKEKAAQDESEDIDPDVAAMMGFGGFRSSKNESALFNGSWIGSLQFYGWPHSC encoded by the exons ATGGCTCAATCCAGCAGTAAT GCTGTTGGAGTTGATAACACCTTTAGAAGGAAATGGAACCGAGAAGAATATTTGGAGAGAGCTCGAGAACGAGAAAGGGAAGAGAAG GGAGAGGAGGGCCACTTTAAATCCATAG CCAAAGCTCCTCCTGTTCAACGGAAACCCTTGAAGCATAGGGATTTTGAAGTTGACCTTGAATCTCGTCTGGGAAAAACTCAG GTTGTTACTCCAATTGCACCATTAAGCCAGCAG GCTGGATACTACTGTGCAGTATGTGAGTGTGTAGTAAAAGATTCAGCAAACTACCTGGACCATATTAATGGAAAAAAGC ATCAGAGAGCTTTGGGTATGTCTATGCGGTCGGAGAGGGCAACTCTTCAACAG GTCCAACAAAGATTTGAAGTGCTTAAGAAGCGGAAAGCCCCGGGTAGCTTTACTGAGCAAG ATTTAGATGAGAGGATACTAAAacagcagcaagaggaggaagaacgcaaGCGTCAACGccgagaaaggaagaaggagaagaag AAGGAGAAGGCTGCGCAGGATGAATCAGAGGACATTGATCCTGATGTGGCCGCCATGATGGGTTTTGGAGGTTTCCGGTCATCGAAAAA TGAATCTGCTCTCTTCAATGGTTCATGGATAGGATCCCTGCAATTTTATGGATGGCCGCATAGTTGCTGA
- the LOC103712471 gene encoding zinc finger matrin-type protein 2-like isoform X3: MAQSSSNVSAEAVGVDNTFRRKWNREEYLERAREREREEKGEEGHFKSIAKAPPVQRKPLKHRDFEVDLESRLGKTQVVTPIAPLSQQAGYYCAVCECVVKDSANYLDHINGKKHQRALGMSMRSERATLQQVQQRFEVLKKRKAPGSFTEQDLDERILKQQQEEEERKRQRRERKKEKKKEKAAQDESEDIDPDVAAMMGFGGFRSSKK, from the exons ATGGCTCAATCCAGCAGTAATGTGAGTGCAGAG GCTGTTGGAGTTGATAACACCTTTAGAAGGAAATGGAACCGAGAAGAATATTTGGAGAGAGCTCGAGAACGAGAAAGGGAAGAGAAG GGAGAGGAGGGCCACTTTAAATCCATAG CCAAAGCTCCTCCTGTTCAACGGAAACCCTTGAAGCATAGGGATTTTGAAGTTGACCTTGAATCTCGTCTGGGAAAAACTCAG GTTGTTACTCCAATTGCACCATTAAGCCAGCAG GCTGGATACTACTGTGCAGTATGTGAGTGTGTAGTAAAAGATTCAGCAAACTACCTGGACCATATTAATGGAAAAAAGC ATCAGAGAGCTTTGGGTATGTCTATGCGGTCGGAGAGGGCAACTCTTCAACAG GTCCAACAAAGATTTGAAGTGCTTAAGAAGCGGAAAGCCCCGGGTAGCTTTACTGAGCAAG ATTTAGATGAGAGGATACTAAAacagcagcaagaggaggaagaacgcaaGCGTCAACGccgagaaaggaagaaggagaagaag AAGGAGAAGGCTGCGCAGGATGAATCAGAGGACATTGATCCTGATGTGGCCGCCATGATGGGTTTTGGAGGTTTCCGGTCATCGAAAAAGTGA
- the LOC103712471 gene encoding zinc finger matrin-type protein 2-like isoform X1 has product MAQSSSNVSAEAVGVDNTFRRKWNREEYLERAREREREEKGEEGHFKSIAKAPPVQRKPLKHRDFEVDLESRLGKTQVVTPIAPLSQQAGYYCAVCECVVKDSANYLDHINGKKHQRALGMSMRSERATLQQVQQRFEVLKKRKAPGSFTEQDLDERILKQQQEEEERKRQRRERKKEKKKEKAAQDESEDIDPDVAAMMGFGGFRSSKNESALFNGSWIGSLQFYGWPHSC; this is encoded by the exons ATGGCTCAATCCAGCAGTAATGTGAGTGCAGAG GCTGTTGGAGTTGATAACACCTTTAGAAGGAAATGGAACCGAGAAGAATATTTGGAGAGAGCTCGAGAACGAGAAAGGGAAGAGAAG GGAGAGGAGGGCCACTTTAAATCCATAG CCAAAGCTCCTCCTGTTCAACGGAAACCCTTGAAGCATAGGGATTTTGAAGTTGACCTTGAATCTCGTCTGGGAAAAACTCAG GTTGTTACTCCAATTGCACCATTAAGCCAGCAG GCTGGATACTACTGTGCAGTATGTGAGTGTGTAGTAAAAGATTCAGCAAACTACCTGGACCATATTAATGGAAAAAAGC ATCAGAGAGCTTTGGGTATGTCTATGCGGTCGGAGAGGGCAACTCTTCAACAG GTCCAACAAAGATTTGAAGTGCTTAAGAAGCGGAAAGCCCCGGGTAGCTTTACTGAGCAAG ATTTAGATGAGAGGATACTAAAacagcagcaagaggaggaagaacgcaaGCGTCAACGccgagaaaggaagaaggagaagaag AAGGAGAAGGCTGCGCAGGATGAATCAGAGGACATTGATCCTGATGTGGCCGCCATGATGGGTTTTGGAGGTTTCCGGTCATCGAAAAA TGAATCTGCTCTCTTCAATGGTTCATGGATAGGATCCCTGCAATTTTATGGATGGCCGCATAGTTGCTGA